Proteins encoded together in one Planctopirus ephydatiae window:
- a CDS encoding sodium:proton antiporter codes for MNHSAKRSAGAKRVFPWMFVSHAILGMLLSGMLLLGEASSTVAQETSPVQESVPQVTPPSTALPVDEAPTSGVTGKPEEKSTATDRSHAADHTKSDEHHSEKDSHTGDAHAGHEPLGKLVSKFSTVPFALLLLSIAAFPLINPHWWEHNSNKGIVVAILSIPVAIYLTMFGEAGLHTLEHSGKEYVSFLLLLGSLFVISGGIYVRGSLAGTPVVNSLLLGFGTAIASFVGTTGASMLLIRPMLRANSSRSHVTHTVVFFIFMVSNSGGLLTPLGDPPLFLGFLKGVPFEWTLRLWPQWLMVNLILLVVYFLWDQLAFRKESHLPNTTSESQPPKEALGLEGWHNLAFLLGIVVVIYASGQGLGNGGQAWPWGIQELLMLLLLLGSYLMTSPALRTKNHFGFGPIIEVAVLFVGIFITMIPALAILNSEGKNLGLSTEWQYFWATGILSSFLDNAPTYLTFAATAAGIANVPLEGPYLRLFLETGPEAHAILAAISCGAVLMGANTYIGNGPNFMVKAIAEENNIRMPSFFGYMAYSGLILLPIFVLMTFVFFI; via the coding sequence ATGAACCACTCGGCCAAACGTTCTGCTGGAGCAAAGCGGGTTTTCCCGTGGATGTTCGTCAGTCACGCAATTCTGGGCATGTTATTGTCGGGGATGTTGCTCCTCGGAGAAGCAAGTTCGACCGTAGCTCAGGAAACGTCGCCTGTTCAGGAATCTGTACCGCAAGTAACACCACCTTCCACGGCATTGCCTGTGGATGAGGCTCCAACGTCTGGGGTGACTGGTAAGCCGGAAGAAAAGTCGACTGCTACCGACCGCTCTCATGCGGCAGATCACACGAAATCGGATGAACATCATTCGGAAAAAGATTCTCATACGGGTGATGCACATGCCGGGCATGAACCACTGGGGAAGCTGGTTTCAAAGTTTTCGACAGTCCCTTTTGCACTTTTGCTGCTTTCGATTGCCGCCTTTCCGCTGATCAACCCGCACTGGTGGGAGCACAATTCGAACAAAGGGATTGTGGTCGCGATCCTGTCGATCCCGGTGGCGATTTATCTCACCATGTTTGGGGAAGCCGGTCTGCATACGCTGGAGCACAGCGGTAAAGAATACGTCTCGTTCCTGCTGCTGCTGGGGTCGTTGTTTGTCATCAGTGGCGGCATCTATGTGCGTGGGTCACTGGCCGGTACGCCCGTGGTGAACAGTCTGCTCCTGGGCTTTGGAACCGCCATTGCCAGTTTCGTCGGAACAACGGGCGCATCAATGCTGCTGATTCGCCCAATGCTCCGGGCTAATAGTTCCCGATCACACGTCACGCATACCGTGGTCTTTTTTATCTTCATGGTCTCCAACAGTGGCGGCCTCTTGACACCGCTGGGCGATCCCCCATTGTTTCTTGGCTTTTTGAAGGGTGTTCCATTTGAATGGACACTCAGGCTATGGCCTCAATGGCTCATGGTGAATCTCATTCTGCTGGTGGTCTATTTCCTGTGGGATCAACTCGCTTTTCGGAAAGAGTCTCATCTGCCAAACACGACCAGTGAATCGCAACCCCCCAAAGAAGCTCTGGGGCTCGAAGGCTGGCACAATCTGGCCTTTCTGCTGGGGATCGTCGTCGTGATCTATGCCAGCGGCCAAGGCTTGGGGAATGGAGGCCAAGCCTGGCCCTGGGGAATTCAGGAACTGCTGATGCTGCTCCTGTTGCTGGGTAGTTACCTCATGACCAGCCCTGCTCTGCGAACGAAAAATCATTTCGGATTCGGGCCGATTATCGAGGTGGCCGTGCTCTTTGTCGGTATTTTCATCACGATGATTCCGGCTCTGGCCATTCTGAACTCCGAAGGCAAAAACCTGGGGCTCTCGACCGAGTGGCAATACTTCTGGGCCACGGGCATTCTGTCCAGCTTTCTGGATAACGCGCCGACCTACCTCACATTTGCCGCCACTGCCGCCGGGATTGCCAATGTCCCACTGGAGGGGCCTTACCTGAGGCTATTTCTGGAGACCGGTCCCGAGGCTCACGCCATTCTGGCGGCCATCAGTTGTGGAGCCGTCCTGATGGGGGCGAACACATATATTGGCAACGGGCCTAACTTTATGGTCAAAGCGATTGCAGAGGAAAACAACATCCGCATGCCCTCGTTCTTTGGATACATGGCCTACTCGGGGCTAATTCTGCTGCCGATTTTCGTGTTGATGACGTTTGTCTTTTTCATCTGA